A single genomic interval of Hydractinia symbiolongicarpus strain clone_291-10 chromosome 8, HSymV2.1, whole genome shotgun sequence harbors:
- the LOC130655356 gene encoding cyclin-dependent kinase-like 3 isoform X1: MNKYEVLGIVGEGAYGVVMKCRHKESNDIVAIKKFKDSEESEDVKRTTLRELKVLRMLKQENIVQLREAFRKRGKLYLVFEYVEKNMLELLERTPNGVPIPQLKNYINQLNKAVQWCHKNDVIHRDIKPENLLISNTGLLKLCDFGFARAVSDSGSGQYTDYVATRWYRSPELLLGGGYGKAVDVWSIGCILGELSDGQPVFPGESEIDQLYVIQKLIGPLPPSQMHLFNINTRFRGLKFPAITNPLTLKTRYSGVLSSDLVQFMEWVLTLEPDKRPTIDQCVEHYAFNDNSKKNKIVVRDDSGSSLEDYMNEEWSKVDYPIKREPTPKVTEEKTTKYQPQISNDKKNSFVFHSTRNDDEGTDKLYNEFISDSNKFSIKEPSLAKPKKQSFQRKTEKHIPKEKLKKQKFKSNLVTSSLNSNLITSNYSQHDRSQGYSNVPGSKGVNFSRHTQKQDSHKKPMKHHFEHASKTRHIDNGFSSVVDPDDTLPVDESKAEGVRFSPLFGREKMTESQLSHVKFDSRKKRRAKQRDTTISQMNLSQKSRSNTFESESDQTQSGNVADQLIRYSPSDMSDYQSWINSDVCEKYLENRKNKTNGFSYYGGQQPDSRHGERDGLLHRSSVSELKLLPISKKNSKLFKEQNKKVRQQNDLPNNHMQIIHPNPNKRFSFESMNETSQLHAPGYLQPVRRTVKSRNEFNLEDSFGSELRLNPLSPEPLKPIVSFKSRHEGDNRDFGKYRSLKDSYF, encoded by the exons GTGCATATGGAGTAGTTATGAAATGCAGACACAAA gaaaGTAATGATATCGTtgcaataaaaaagtttaaggaCAGCGAAG AAAGTGAAGATGTGAAAAGAACAACACTGCGAGAGTTAAAAGTATTGCGAATgttaaaacaagaaaacataGTTCAACTAAG GGAAGCATTTCGCAAACGAGGAAAGTTGTATCTCGTCTTTGAGTATGTGGAAAAG aatatgTTAGAATTGTTAGAAAGGACACCAAATGGAGTTCCAATACCCCAACTTAA AAATTACATAAACCAATTGAATAAAGCTGTCCAATGGTGTCACAAGAATGATGTTATACATAGAG ATATCAAACCAGAAAATCTCTTGATCAGTAACACTGGACTATTAAAGCTTTGTGATTTTG GTTTTGCAAGAGCAGTGTCTGATTCGGGAAGTGGGCAGTACACAGACTACGTTGCAACACGTTGGTACAGATCGCCGGAACTTTTACTAGG tgGAGGATACGGAAAAGCAGTTGATGTGTGGTCAATCGGATGTATCCTTGGAGAACTTAGTGATGGACAACCTGTATTTCCTGGTGAAAGCGAAATAGATCAATTATATGTGATACAAAAACTGATTGGACCACTGCCCCCTTCACAAATGCATCTTTTTAACATCAATACACGTTTCCGGGGGTTAAAATTTCCAGCTATTACCAACCCGTTGACATTAAAAACTCGATATTCAGGTGTTTTAAGTTCAGATCTTGTTCAGTTCATGGAATGGGTTTTGACGTTAGAGCCAGATAAGCGTCCAACTATAGATCAATGCGTGGAACATTATGCGTTCAAtgacaacagcaaaaaaaataaaatagtggTTAGGGATGATAGCGGGAGTAGTTTGGAAGACTATATGAATGAAGAATGGAGCAAAGTTGATTATCCTATCAAACGTGAGCCTACCCCAAAAGTAACAGAAGAAAAAACTACAAAATATCAACCACAAATCTccaatgataaaaaaaacagtttcgtATTTCATAGTACTCGAAACGACGATGAAGGAACCGATAAATTGTACAATGAATTTATTAGTGATTCGAACAAATTTTCAATAAAAGAGCCGTCTTTAGCAAAGCCAAAGAAGCAAAGCTTTCAgagaaaaactgaaaaacatATTCCAaaggaaaaactaaaaaaacaaaagtttaagtCGAATTTAGTGACATCTAGTTTAAATTCGAATTTAATAACATCGAATTACTCACAGCATGATCGGTCGCAAGGTTATAGTAATGTTCCTGGTTCAAAAGGGGTCAATTTTTCACGACACACTCAAAAACAAGATTCTCATAAAAAG cctaTGAAGCATCACTTTGAACATGCATCAAAAACAAGACATATAGACAAcg gttTTTCCTCTGTAGTTGATCCAGACGATACACTTCCTGTGGATGAAAGCAAAGCAGAGGGCGTCCGCTTTTCACCTTTGTTTGG aagAGAAAAAATGACTGAAAGCCAACTAAGTCATGTCAAATTTGAtagcagaaaaaaaagaagagcaAAACAA AGGGATACAACGATATCACAAATGAATCTGTCCCAAAAATCACGCTCTAATACATTTGAATCTGAAAG TGACCAAACACAGTCGGGGAATGTTGCTGATCAA CTCATCAGGTACAGTCCTTCAGACATGTCCGACTATCAGTCGTGGATAAATTCAGACGTTTGTGAAAAG TATTTGGAAAATCGCAAGAATAAAACGAATGGATTTAGCTACTACGGAGGACAACAGCCGGATTCAAGACACGGAGAAAGG gaCGGCCTTTTACATAGGTCATCCGTTAGCGAGTTAAAATTACTACCTATATCcaagaaaaattcaaaattatttaaagagcaaaacaaaaaagtgaGACAACAAAACGACTTACCTAATAATCACATGCAAATTATTCATCCTAATCCGAACAAGAGGTTTTCTTTTGAATCAATGAACGAAACGTCGCAACTACACGCGCCCGGATATTTGCAACCAGTTCGAAGGACTGTAAAATCACGGAATGAATTTAATTTGGAGGACTCATTTGGATCCGAACTCCGGTTAAATCCATTGTCACCGGAACCGTTAAAACCAATTGTGTCGTTCAAGTCAAGACACGAGGGTGATAATCGGGATTTTGGCAAATATAGATCGCTCAAAGATAGctacttttaa
- the LOC130655356 gene encoding cyclin-dependent kinase-like 5 isoform X5, translated as MNKYEVLGIVGEGAYGVVMKCRHKESNDIVAIKKFKDSEESEDVKRTTLRELKVLRMLKQENIVQLREAFRKRGKLYLVFEYVEKNMLELLERTPNGVPIPQLKNYINQLNKAVQWCHKNDVIHRDIKPENLLISNTGLLKLCDFGFARAVSDSGSGQYTDYVATRWYRSPELLLGGGYGKAVDVWSIGCILGELSDGQPVFPGESEIDQLYVIQKLIGPLPPSQMHLFNINTRFRGLKFPAITNPLTLKTRYSGVLSSDLVQFMEWVLTLEPDKRPTIDQCVEHYAFNDNSKKNKIVVRDDSGSSLEDYMNEEWSKVDYPIKREPTPKVTEEKTTKYQPQISNDKKNSFVFHSTRNDDEGTDKLYNEFISDSNKFSIKEPSLAKPKKQSFQRKTEKHIPKEKLKKQKFKSNLVTSSLNSNLITSNYSQHDRSQGYSNVPGSKGVNFSRHTQKQDSHKKPMKHHFEHASKTRHIDNGFSSVVDPDDTLPVDESKAEGVRFSPLFGREKMTESQLSHVKFDSRKKRRAKQVNFSTLVVVVDVVIEIVLKQQ; from the exons GTGCATATGGAGTAGTTATGAAATGCAGACACAAA gaaaGTAATGATATCGTtgcaataaaaaagtttaaggaCAGCGAAG AAAGTGAAGATGTGAAAAGAACAACACTGCGAGAGTTAAAAGTATTGCGAATgttaaaacaagaaaacataGTTCAACTAAG GGAAGCATTTCGCAAACGAGGAAAGTTGTATCTCGTCTTTGAGTATGTGGAAAAG aatatgTTAGAATTGTTAGAAAGGACACCAAATGGAGTTCCAATACCCCAACTTAA AAATTACATAAACCAATTGAATAAAGCTGTCCAATGGTGTCACAAGAATGATGTTATACATAGAG ATATCAAACCAGAAAATCTCTTGATCAGTAACACTGGACTATTAAAGCTTTGTGATTTTG GTTTTGCAAGAGCAGTGTCTGATTCGGGAAGTGGGCAGTACACAGACTACGTTGCAACACGTTGGTACAGATCGCCGGAACTTTTACTAGG tgGAGGATACGGAAAAGCAGTTGATGTGTGGTCAATCGGATGTATCCTTGGAGAACTTAGTGATGGACAACCTGTATTTCCTGGTGAAAGCGAAATAGATCAATTATATGTGATACAAAAACTGATTGGACCACTGCCCCCTTCACAAATGCATCTTTTTAACATCAATACACGTTTCCGGGGGTTAAAATTTCCAGCTATTACCAACCCGTTGACATTAAAAACTCGATATTCAGGTGTTTTAAGTTCAGATCTTGTTCAGTTCATGGAATGGGTTTTGACGTTAGAGCCAGATAAGCGTCCAACTATAGATCAATGCGTGGAACATTATGCGTTCAAtgacaacagcaaaaaaaataaaatagtggTTAGGGATGATAGCGGGAGTAGTTTGGAAGACTATATGAATGAAGAATGGAGCAAAGTTGATTATCCTATCAAACGTGAGCCTACCCCAAAAGTAACAGAAGAAAAAACTACAAAATATCAACCACAAATCTccaatgataaaaaaaacagtttcgtATTTCATAGTACTCGAAACGACGATGAAGGAACCGATAAATTGTACAATGAATTTATTAGTGATTCGAACAAATTTTCAATAAAAGAGCCGTCTTTAGCAAAGCCAAAGAAGCAAAGCTTTCAgagaaaaactgaaaaacatATTCCAaaggaaaaactaaaaaaacaaaagtttaagtCGAATTTAGTGACATCTAGTTTAAATTCGAATTTAATAACATCGAATTACTCACAGCATGATCGGTCGCAAGGTTATAGTAATGTTCCTGGTTCAAAAGGGGTCAATTTTTCACGACACACTCAAAAACAAGATTCTCATAAAAAG cctaTGAAGCATCACTTTGAACATGCATCAAAAACAAGACATATAGACAAcg gttTTTCCTCTGTAGTTGATCCAGACGATACACTTCCTGTGGATGAAAGCAAAGCAGAGGGCGTCCGCTTTTCACCTTTGTTTGG aagAGAAAAAATGACTGAAAGCCAACTAAGTCATGTCAAATTTGAtagcagaaaaaaaagaagagcaAAACAAGTAAATTTTTCTACTCTTGTCGTCGTCGTCGATGTCGTCATcgaaattgttttaaaacaacaa TGA
- the LOC130655356 gene encoding cyclin-dependent kinase-like 3 isoform X4 has translation MLELLERTPNGVPIPQLKNYINQLNKAVQWCHKNDVIHRDIKPENLLISNTGLLKLCDFGFARAVSDSGSGQYTDYVATRWYRSPELLLGGGYGKAVDVWSIGCILGELSDGQPVFPGESEIDQLYVIQKLIGPLPPSQMHLFNINTRFRGLKFPAITNPLTLKTRYSGVLSSDLVQFMEWVLTLEPDKRPTIDQCVEHYAFNDNSKKNKIVVRDDSGSSLEDYMNEEWSKVDYPIKREPTPKVTEEKTTKYQPQISNDKKNSFVFHSTRNDDEGTDKLYNEFISDSNKFSIKEPSLAKPKKQSFQRKTEKHIPKEKLKKQKFKSNLVTSSLNSNLITSNYSQHDRSQGYSNVPGSKGVNFSRHTQKQDSHKKPMKHHFEHASKTRHIDNGFSSVVDPDDTLPVDESKAEGVRFSPLFGREKMTESQLSHVKFDSRKKRRAKQRDTTISQMNLSQKSRSNTFESESDQTQSGNVADQLIRYSPSDMSDYQSWINSDVCEKYLENRKNKTNGFSYYGGQQPDSRHGERDGLLHRSSVSELKLLPISKKNSKLFKEQNKKVRQQNDLPNNHMQIIHPNPNKRFSFESMNETSQLHAPGYLQPVRRTVKSRNEFNLEDSFGSELRLNPLSPEPLKPIVSFKSRHEGDNRDFGKYRSLKDSYF, from the exons atgTTAGAATTGTTAGAAAGGACACCAAATGGAGTTCCAATACCCCAACTTAA AAATTACATAAACCAATTGAATAAAGCTGTCCAATGGTGTCACAAGAATGATGTTATACATAGAG ATATCAAACCAGAAAATCTCTTGATCAGTAACACTGGACTATTAAAGCTTTGTGATTTTG GTTTTGCAAGAGCAGTGTCTGATTCGGGAAGTGGGCAGTACACAGACTACGTTGCAACACGTTGGTACAGATCGCCGGAACTTTTACTAGG tgGAGGATACGGAAAAGCAGTTGATGTGTGGTCAATCGGATGTATCCTTGGAGAACTTAGTGATGGACAACCTGTATTTCCTGGTGAAAGCGAAATAGATCAATTATATGTGATACAAAAACTGATTGGACCACTGCCCCCTTCACAAATGCATCTTTTTAACATCAATACACGTTTCCGGGGGTTAAAATTTCCAGCTATTACCAACCCGTTGACATTAAAAACTCGATATTCAGGTGTTTTAAGTTCAGATCTTGTTCAGTTCATGGAATGGGTTTTGACGTTAGAGCCAGATAAGCGTCCAACTATAGATCAATGCGTGGAACATTATGCGTTCAAtgacaacagcaaaaaaaataaaatagtggTTAGGGATGATAGCGGGAGTAGTTTGGAAGACTATATGAATGAAGAATGGAGCAAAGTTGATTATCCTATCAAACGTGAGCCTACCCCAAAAGTAACAGAAGAAAAAACTACAAAATATCAACCACAAATCTccaatgataaaaaaaacagtttcgtATTTCATAGTACTCGAAACGACGATGAAGGAACCGATAAATTGTACAATGAATTTATTAGTGATTCGAACAAATTTTCAATAAAAGAGCCGTCTTTAGCAAAGCCAAAGAAGCAAAGCTTTCAgagaaaaactgaaaaacatATTCCAaaggaaaaactaaaaaaacaaaagtttaagtCGAATTTAGTGACATCTAGTTTAAATTCGAATTTAATAACATCGAATTACTCACAGCATGATCGGTCGCAAGGTTATAGTAATGTTCCTGGTTCAAAAGGGGTCAATTTTTCACGACACACTCAAAAACAAGATTCTCATAAAAAG cctaTGAAGCATCACTTTGAACATGCATCAAAAACAAGACATATAGACAAcg gttTTTCCTCTGTAGTTGATCCAGACGATACACTTCCTGTGGATGAAAGCAAAGCAGAGGGCGTCCGCTTTTCACCTTTGTTTGG aagAGAAAAAATGACTGAAAGCCAACTAAGTCATGTCAAATTTGAtagcagaaaaaaaagaagagcaAAACAA AGGGATACAACGATATCACAAATGAATCTGTCCCAAAAATCACGCTCTAATACATTTGAATCTGAAAG TGACCAAACACAGTCGGGGAATGTTGCTGATCAA CTCATCAGGTACAGTCCTTCAGACATGTCCGACTATCAGTCGTGGATAAATTCAGACGTTTGTGAAAAG TATTTGGAAAATCGCAAGAATAAAACGAATGGATTTAGCTACTACGGAGGACAACAGCCGGATTCAAGACACGGAGAAAGG gaCGGCCTTTTACATAGGTCATCCGTTAGCGAGTTAAAATTACTACCTATATCcaagaaaaattcaaaattatttaaagagcaaaacaaaaaagtgaGACAACAAAACGACTTACCTAATAATCACATGCAAATTATTCATCCTAATCCGAACAAGAGGTTTTCTTTTGAATCAATGAACGAAACGTCGCAACTACACGCGCCCGGATATTTGCAACCAGTTCGAAGGACTGTAAAATCACGGAATGAATTTAATTTGGAGGACTCATTTGGATCCGAACTCCGGTTAAATCCATTGTCACCGGAACCGTTAAAACCAATTGTGTCGTTCAAGTCAAGACACGAGGGTGATAATCGGGATTTTGGCAAATATAGATCGCTCAAAGATAGctacttttaa
- the LOC130655356 gene encoding cyclin-dependent kinase-like 3 isoform X2: protein MNKYEVLGIVGEGAYGVVMKCRHKESNDIVAIKKFKDSEESEDVKRTTLRELKVLRMLKQENIVQLREAFRKRGKLYLVFEYVEKNMLELLERTPNGVPIPQLKNYINQLNKAVQWCHKNDVIHRDIKPENLLISNTGLLKLCDFGFARAVSDSGSGQYTDYVATRWYRSPELLLGGGYGKAVDVWSIGCILGELSDGQPVFPGESEIDQLYVIQKLIGPLPPSQMHLFNINTRFRGLKFPAITNPLTLKTRYSGVLSSDLVQFMEWVLTLEPDKRPTIDQCVEHYAFNDNSKKNKIVVRDDSGSSLEDYMNEEWSKVDYPIKREPTPKVTEEKTTKYQPQISNDKKNSFVFHSTRNDDEGTDKLYNEFISDSNKFSIKEPSLAKPKKQSFQRKTEKHIPKEKLKKQKFKSNLVTSSLNSNLITSNYSQHDRSQGYSNVPGSKGVNFSRHTQKQDSHKKPMKHHFEHASKTRHIDNVDPDDTLPVDESKAEGVRFSPLFGREKMTESQLSHVKFDSRKKRRAKQRDTTISQMNLSQKSRSNTFESESDQTQSGNVADQLIRYSPSDMSDYQSWINSDVCEKYLENRKNKTNGFSYYGGQQPDSRHGERDGLLHRSSVSELKLLPISKKNSKLFKEQNKKVRQQNDLPNNHMQIIHPNPNKRFSFESMNETSQLHAPGYLQPVRRTVKSRNEFNLEDSFGSELRLNPLSPEPLKPIVSFKSRHEGDNRDFGKYRSLKDSYF from the exons GTGCATATGGAGTAGTTATGAAATGCAGACACAAA gaaaGTAATGATATCGTtgcaataaaaaagtttaaggaCAGCGAAG AAAGTGAAGATGTGAAAAGAACAACACTGCGAGAGTTAAAAGTATTGCGAATgttaaaacaagaaaacataGTTCAACTAAG GGAAGCATTTCGCAAACGAGGAAAGTTGTATCTCGTCTTTGAGTATGTGGAAAAG aatatgTTAGAATTGTTAGAAAGGACACCAAATGGAGTTCCAATACCCCAACTTAA AAATTACATAAACCAATTGAATAAAGCTGTCCAATGGTGTCACAAGAATGATGTTATACATAGAG ATATCAAACCAGAAAATCTCTTGATCAGTAACACTGGACTATTAAAGCTTTGTGATTTTG GTTTTGCAAGAGCAGTGTCTGATTCGGGAAGTGGGCAGTACACAGACTACGTTGCAACACGTTGGTACAGATCGCCGGAACTTTTACTAGG tgGAGGATACGGAAAAGCAGTTGATGTGTGGTCAATCGGATGTATCCTTGGAGAACTTAGTGATGGACAACCTGTATTTCCTGGTGAAAGCGAAATAGATCAATTATATGTGATACAAAAACTGATTGGACCACTGCCCCCTTCACAAATGCATCTTTTTAACATCAATACACGTTTCCGGGGGTTAAAATTTCCAGCTATTACCAACCCGTTGACATTAAAAACTCGATATTCAGGTGTTTTAAGTTCAGATCTTGTTCAGTTCATGGAATGGGTTTTGACGTTAGAGCCAGATAAGCGTCCAACTATAGATCAATGCGTGGAACATTATGCGTTCAAtgacaacagcaaaaaaaataaaatagtggTTAGGGATGATAGCGGGAGTAGTTTGGAAGACTATATGAATGAAGAATGGAGCAAAGTTGATTATCCTATCAAACGTGAGCCTACCCCAAAAGTAACAGAAGAAAAAACTACAAAATATCAACCACAAATCTccaatgataaaaaaaacagtttcgtATTTCATAGTACTCGAAACGACGATGAAGGAACCGATAAATTGTACAATGAATTTATTAGTGATTCGAACAAATTTTCAATAAAAGAGCCGTCTTTAGCAAAGCCAAAGAAGCAAAGCTTTCAgagaaaaactgaaaaacatATTCCAaaggaaaaactaaaaaaacaaaagtttaagtCGAATTTAGTGACATCTAGTTTAAATTCGAATTTAATAACATCGAATTACTCACAGCATGATCGGTCGCAAGGTTATAGTAATGTTCCTGGTTCAAAAGGGGTCAATTTTTCACGACACACTCAAAAACAAGATTCTCATAAAAAG cctaTGAAGCATCACTTTGAACATGCATCAAAAACAAGACATATAGACAAcg TTGATCCAGACGATACACTTCCTGTGGATGAAAGCAAAGCAGAGGGCGTCCGCTTTTCACCTTTGTTTGG aagAGAAAAAATGACTGAAAGCCAACTAAGTCATGTCAAATTTGAtagcagaaaaaaaagaagagcaAAACAA AGGGATACAACGATATCACAAATGAATCTGTCCCAAAAATCACGCTCTAATACATTTGAATCTGAAAG TGACCAAACACAGTCGGGGAATGTTGCTGATCAA CTCATCAGGTACAGTCCTTCAGACATGTCCGACTATCAGTCGTGGATAAATTCAGACGTTTGTGAAAAG TATTTGGAAAATCGCAAGAATAAAACGAATGGATTTAGCTACTACGGAGGACAACAGCCGGATTCAAGACACGGAGAAAGG gaCGGCCTTTTACATAGGTCATCCGTTAGCGAGTTAAAATTACTACCTATATCcaagaaaaattcaaaattatttaaagagcaaaacaaaaaagtgaGACAACAAAACGACTTACCTAATAATCACATGCAAATTATTCATCCTAATCCGAACAAGAGGTTTTCTTTTGAATCAATGAACGAAACGTCGCAACTACACGCGCCCGGATATTTGCAACCAGTTCGAAGGACTGTAAAATCACGGAATGAATTTAATTTGGAGGACTCATTTGGATCCGAACTCCGGTTAAATCCATTGTCACCGGAACCGTTAAAACCAATTGTGTCGTTCAAGTCAAGACACGAGGGTGATAATCGGGATTTTGGCAAATATAGATCGCTCAAAGATAGctacttttaa
- the LOC130655356 gene encoding cyclin-dependent kinase-like 2 isoform X3, whose amino-acid sequence MNKYEVLGIVGEGAYGVVMKCRHKESNDIVAIKKFKDSEESEDVKRTTLRELKVLRMLKQENIVQLREAFRKRGKLYLVFEYVEKNMLELLERTPNGVPIPQLKNYINQLNKAVQWCHKNDVIHRDIKPENLLISNTGLLKLCDFGFARAVSDSGSGQYTDYVATRWYRSPELLLGGGYGKAVDVWSIGCILGELSDGQPVFPGESEIDQLYVIQKLIGPLPPSQMHLFNINTRFRGLKFPAITNPLTLKTRYSGVLSSDLVQFMEWVLTLEPDKRPTIDQCVEHYAFNDNSKKNKIVVRDDSGSSLEDYMNEEWSKVDYPIKREPTPKVTEEKTTKYQPQISNDKKNSFVFHSTRNDDEGTDKLYNEFISDSNKFSIKEPSLAKPKKQSFQRKTEKHIPKEKLKKQKFKSNLVTSSLNSNLITSNYSQHDRSQGYSNVPGSKGVNFSRHTQKQDSHKKPMKHHFEHASKTRHIDNGFSSVVDPDDTLPVDESKAEGVRFSPLFGREKMTESQLSHVKFDSRKKRRAKQRDTTISQMNLSQKSRSNTFESESDQTQSGNVADQYLENRKNKTNGFSYYGGQQPDSRHGERDGLLHRSSVSELKLLPISKKNSKLFKEQNKKVRQQNDLPNNHMQIIHPNPNKRFSFESMNETSQLHAPGYLQPVRRTVKSRNEFNLEDSFGSELRLNPLSPEPLKPIVSFKSRHEGDNRDFGKYRSLKDSYF is encoded by the exons GTGCATATGGAGTAGTTATGAAATGCAGACACAAA gaaaGTAATGATATCGTtgcaataaaaaagtttaaggaCAGCGAAG AAAGTGAAGATGTGAAAAGAACAACACTGCGAGAGTTAAAAGTATTGCGAATgttaaaacaagaaaacataGTTCAACTAAG GGAAGCATTTCGCAAACGAGGAAAGTTGTATCTCGTCTTTGAGTATGTGGAAAAG aatatgTTAGAATTGTTAGAAAGGACACCAAATGGAGTTCCAATACCCCAACTTAA AAATTACATAAACCAATTGAATAAAGCTGTCCAATGGTGTCACAAGAATGATGTTATACATAGAG ATATCAAACCAGAAAATCTCTTGATCAGTAACACTGGACTATTAAAGCTTTGTGATTTTG GTTTTGCAAGAGCAGTGTCTGATTCGGGAAGTGGGCAGTACACAGACTACGTTGCAACACGTTGGTACAGATCGCCGGAACTTTTACTAGG tgGAGGATACGGAAAAGCAGTTGATGTGTGGTCAATCGGATGTATCCTTGGAGAACTTAGTGATGGACAACCTGTATTTCCTGGTGAAAGCGAAATAGATCAATTATATGTGATACAAAAACTGATTGGACCACTGCCCCCTTCACAAATGCATCTTTTTAACATCAATACACGTTTCCGGGGGTTAAAATTTCCAGCTATTACCAACCCGTTGACATTAAAAACTCGATATTCAGGTGTTTTAAGTTCAGATCTTGTTCAGTTCATGGAATGGGTTTTGACGTTAGAGCCAGATAAGCGTCCAACTATAGATCAATGCGTGGAACATTATGCGTTCAAtgacaacagcaaaaaaaataaaatagtggTTAGGGATGATAGCGGGAGTAGTTTGGAAGACTATATGAATGAAGAATGGAGCAAAGTTGATTATCCTATCAAACGTGAGCCTACCCCAAAAGTAACAGAAGAAAAAACTACAAAATATCAACCACAAATCTccaatgataaaaaaaacagtttcgtATTTCATAGTACTCGAAACGACGATGAAGGAACCGATAAATTGTACAATGAATTTATTAGTGATTCGAACAAATTTTCAATAAAAGAGCCGTCTTTAGCAAAGCCAAAGAAGCAAAGCTTTCAgagaaaaactgaaaaacatATTCCAaaggaaaaactaaaaaaacaaaagtttaagtCGAATTTAGTGACATCTAGTTTAAATTCGAATTTAATAACATCGAATTACTCACAGCATGATCGGTCGCAAGGTTATAGTAATGTTCCTGGTTCAAAAGGGGTCAATTTTTCACGACACACTCAAAAACAAGATTCTCATAAAAAG cctaTGAAGCATCACTTTGAACATGCATCAAAAACAAGACATATAGACAAcg gttTTTCCTCTGTAGTTGATCCAGACGATACACTTCCTGTGGATGAAAGCAAAGCAGAGGGCGTCCGCTTTTCACCTTTGTTTGG aagAGAAAAAATGACTGAAAGCCAACTAAGTCATGTCAAATTTGAtagcagaaaaaaaagaagagcaAAACAA AGGGATACAACGATATCACAAATGAATCTGTCCCAAAAATCACGCTCTAATACATTTGAATCTGAAAG TGACCAAACACAGTCGGGGAATGTTGCTGATCAA TATTTGGAAAATCGCAAGAATAAAACGAATGGATTTAGCTACTACGGAGGACAACAGCCGGATTCAAGACACGGAGAAAGG gaCGGCCTTTTACATAGGTCATCCGTTAGCGAGTTAAAATTACTACCTATATCcaagaaaaattcaaaattatttaaagagcaaaacaaaaaagtgaGACAACAAAACGACTTACCTAATAATCACATGCAAATTATTCATCCTAATCCGAACAAGAGGTTTTCTTTTGAATCAATGAACGAAACGTCGCAACTACACGCGCCCGGATATTTGCAACCAGTTCGAAGGACTGTAAAATCACGGAATGAATTTAATTTGGAGGACTCATTTGGATCCGAACTCCGGTTAAATCCATTGTCACCGGAACCGTTAAAACCAATTGTGTCGTTCAAGTCAAGACACGAGGGTGATAATCGGGATTTTGGCAAATATAGATCGCTCAAAGATAGctacttttaa